The following proteins are co-located in the Larus michahellis chromosome 9, bLarMic1.1, whole genome shotgun sequence genome:
- the SAXO2 gene encoding stabilizer of axonemal microtubules 2 isoform X1, with the protein MRAPRCLCAICTCGRHRCPHKPTRIYDNGQQPCLTTESDYLPYDIVKRPFRIQEEHKPKTGEIELGTTYQKDYNAHKIQPVTLVRPLERKHTTGGKLDTIPTYQDDYRSWEVQRRETSKVEHMYHPPTAKFGNATTFQDDFVPRELNPRQSFKPPYVAKLSDVPFDGATSHRTSYIAHQLEPKFIRSKEEYKPSNQPFEDLTTHRNDFKGLPGQLAKSCKPENAKVGSNVHFNGVTEFQDRFQPWLVSLREVRKTKEYVPPPGNMDFNSTSHLDYVKHEISPAVPIRPVSNGRRTNAPFQGTTTTKEDFKAWGSCRQEIIKKQQEIPKPTGKFYDLTTFRSHYIPHQIIPAQSFKPARAIVLNSAPFQGETMYGIEYTPKKQEICPANYPSPPGYVYVNTDSHGHKFFRQLTPEFSESNINPIPKEVAVVS; encoded by the exons ATGAGGGCGCCTCGGTGTCTGTGTGCGATTTGTACCTGCGG GCGCCATCGCTGCCCTCATAAACCCACAAGGATTTATGATAATGGACAACAGCCGTGCCTCACAACAGA ATCTGATTATTTACCATATGATATTGTGAAGCGTCCTTTTCGAATACAAGAAGAACATAAACCAAAGACGGGAGAGATAGAACTGGGAACCACATACCAGAAAGATTATAATGCTCATAAAATACAACCAGTGACATTAGTAAGACCTCTAGAGAGAAAACACACTACAGGAGGAAAACTGGATACCATACCAACCTATCAAG ATGACTATAGGTCATGGGAAGTTCAAAGAAGGGAAACTAGTAAGGTGGAGCATATGTACCACCCACCTACAGCAAAGTTTGGAAACGCTACTACATTTCAAGATGACTTTGTTCCTAGGGAACTGAATCCCAGACAAAGTTTTAAACCTCCTTATGTAGCCAAGCTTTCAGATGTGCCTTTCGATGGTGCTACTAGCCATCGCACTTCTTATATTGCTCATCAACTGGAACCAAAATTCATAAGATCAAAAGAAGAGTACAAGCCAAGCAACCAACCCTTTGAAGATCTCACAACCCATCGGAATGATTTTAAAGGGCTACCTGGGCAACTTGCAAAAAGCTGCAAGCCTGAAAATGCAAAAGTAGGATCCAATGTTCATTTTAATGGAGTCACTGAATTCCAGGATCGTTTTCAGCCATGGTTGGTCTCCTTGCGTGAGGTCCGCAAAACAAAAGAGTACGTTCCACCCCCAGGCAACATGGATTTTAACTCCACAAGCCATCTTGATTACGTTAAGCATGAGATTTCTCCTGCTGTCCCCATAAGACCAGTTTCTAATGGAAGAAGAACCAATGCCCCTTTTCAAGGGACTACTACTACAAAAGAAGACTTTAAAGCTTGGGGCAGCTGTCGGCAAGagataattaaaaagcaacaagaaattcCAAAACCCACAGGAAAATTTTATGATTTAACTACCTTCAGATCTCATTACATACCACATCAGATCATTCCAGCTCAAAGTTTCAAACCTGCACGTGCTATAGTTCTTAATTCAGCTCCTTTtcaaggtgaaactatgtatggCATAGAATATACTCCAAAGAAACAAGAGATCTGCCCAGCAAATTATCCATCTCCTCCAGGTTATGTCTATGTAAACACAGATTCTCATGGTCACAAATTCTTCCGCCAGCTTACTCCAGAATTTTCTGAGTCAAATATTAATCCTATTCCAAAGGAAGTAGCTGTTGTGTCATAA
- the SAXO2 gene encoding stabilizer of axonemal microtubules 2 isoform X2: MRAPRCLCAICTCGRHRCPHKPTRIYDNGQQPCLTTEYVEKYPKYSNISPPRSLKPKQEYQVHRGKMEGITTFKSDYLPYDIVKRPFRIQEEHKPKTGEIELGTTYQKDYNAHKIQPVTLVRPLERKHTTGGKLDTIPTYQDDYRSWEVQRRETSKVEHMYHPPTAKFGNATTFQDDFVPRELNPRQSFKPPYVAKLSDVPFDGATSHRTSYIAHQLEPKFIRSKEEYKPSNQPFEDLTTHRNDFKGLPGQLAKSCKPENAKVGSNVHFNGVTEFQDRFQPWLVSLREVRKTKEYVPPPGNMDFNSTSHLDYVKHEISPAVPIRPVSNGRRTNAPFQGTTTTKEDFKAWGSCRQEIIKKQQEIPKPTGKFYDLTTFRSHYIPHQIIPAQSFKPARAIVLNSAPFQGETMYGIEYTPKKQEICPANYPSPPGYVYVNTDSHGHKFFRQLTPEFSESNINPIPKEVAVVS; encoded by the exons ATGAGGGCGCCTCGGTGTCTGTGTGCGATTTGTACCTGCGG GCGCCATCGCTGCCCTCATAAACCCACAAGGATTTATGATAATGGACAACAGCCGTGCCTCACAACAGAGTATGTGGAAAAATACCCCAAGTATAGCAACATCTCTCCTCCCCGGAGCCTTAAGCCGAAACAAGAGTACCAAGTGCATCGTGGGAAAATGGAAGGAATTACAACATTTAA ATCTGATTATTTACCATATGATATTGTGAAGCGTCCTTTTCGAATACAAGAAGAACATAAACCAAAGACGGGAGAGATAGAACTGGGAACCACATACCAGAAAGATTATAATGCTCATAAAATACAACCAGTGACATTAGTAAGACCTCTAGAGAGAAAACACACTACAGGAGGAAAACTGGATACCATACCAACCTATCAAG ATGACTATAGGTCATGGGAAGTTCAAAGAAGGGAAACTAGTAAGGTGGAGCATATGTACCACCCACCTACAGCAAAGTTTGGAAACGCTACTACATTTCAAGATGACTTTGTTCCTAGGGAACTGAATCCCAGACAAAGTTTTAAACCTCCTTATGTAGCCAAGCTTTCAGATGTGCCTTTCGATGGTGCTACTAGCCATCGCACTTCTTATATTGCTCATCAACTGGAACCAAAATTCATAAGATCAAAAGAAGAGTACAAGCCAAGCAACCAACCCTTTGAAGATCTCACAACCCATCGGAATGATTTTAAAGGGCTACCTGGGCAACTTGCAAAAAGCTGCAAGCCTGAAAATGCAAAAGTAGGATCCAATGTTCATTTTAATGGAGTCACTGAATTCCAGGATCGTTTTCAGCCATGGTTGGTCTCCTTGCGTGAGGTCCGCAAAACAAAAGAGTACGTTCCACCCCCAGGCAACATGGATTTTAACTCCACAAGCCATCTTGATTACGTTAAGCATGAGATTTCTCCTGCTGTCCCCATAAGACCAGTTTCTAATGGAAGAAGAACCAATGCCCCTTTTCAAGGGACTACTACTACAAAAGAAGACTTTAAAGCTTGGGGCAGCTGTCGGCAAGagataattaaaaagcaacaagaaattcCAAAACCCACAGGAAAATTTTATGATTTAACTACCTTCAGATCTCATTACATACCACATCAGATCATTCCAGCTCAAAGTTTCAAACCTGCACGTGCTATAGTTCTTAATTCAGCTCCTTTtcaaggtgaaactatgtatggCATAGAATATACTCCAAAGAAACAAGAGATCTGCCCAGCAAATTATCCATCTCCTCCAGGTTATGTCTATGTAAACACAGATTCTCATGGTCACAAATTCTTCCGCCAGCTTACTCCAGAATTTTCTGAGTCAAATATTAATCCTATTCCAAAGGAAGTAGCTGTTGTGTCATAA